Below is a window of Camelina sativa cultivar DH55 chromosome 11, Cs, whole genome shotgun sequence DNA.
TGTTGATTGGAAAATTCAAAAAGGATTGATCAGGCCTTTTTTCCCCCGCAAGTTCCCCTGCATTCCTGGTATTCTGATAGCTTTGAAGGTTTTAGTTTctgtatagaagaagaaaaaattgttattttgcttAGAGGGGTTTGTTTGGGTGTACTTTCTCTTGTATGAGTTTTTGTACTAATTTTAaagaagacatatatatagGCTTTCTAANGATTGGATTGGATTGCAGAGCTTACTAGATTACATGATGTATTGAGAATCATGTCTTCGTATTTGACATCTTACTTTGAAATCTTTCTTCTAGGGAACTTATGGGAAATTGCATACAGAGCTGTGAACATTTGGTAAAACTGTTAGTGTTAGTGATTAAGATTATGGTGTGAAGTTAGTTAGTCCTCTTCTCATATGCGGTGGATATGTgcatttgttttctgatttaaaggtgacatttttctgtttttattttatttttttgagtagtcttctttgtttttgtttgtgaggCATTGTCGTATTTGTActcttttgattgattaaaaaaCGTGTGCTTATCTGAGTTATGTTTCCAGCATGTCCAAGTTCCTGTTCCATCACCCAAGAGCAATGAGGTTTTCCTGAAATTAGAAGCTACTAGTCTAAACCCTGTTGATTGGAAAATTCAAAAAGGATTGATCAGGCCTTTTTTCCCCCGCAAGTTCCCCTGCATTCCTGGTATTCTGATAGCTTTGAAGGTTTTAGTTTctgtatagaagaagaaaaaattgttattttgcttAGAGGGGTTTGTTTGGGTGTACTTTCTCTTGTATGAGTTTTTGTACTAATTTTAaagaagacatatatatagGCTTTCTAAATGTTAATGGAACCACCTTtgatatattgtgttttttaaaCAGCTACTGATGTTGCTGGAGAGGTCGTTGAGGTTGGATCAGGAGTCAAGAATTTTAAGGCTGGTGACAAAGTTGTAGCGGTTCTTAACCATCTTGTGAGGGACAAGCTATTGCAGTTATTAATGTTGTAGCAGTTACTCTTATTAGATTGGAacttttaaacaagaaaaagtaacttttctttttggttgttttcaGACTGGAGGTGGACTTGCTGAGTTCGCCGTTGCAAGCGAGAAACTGACCGTCAAGAGACCCCAAAAAGTGGGAGCAGCTGAAGCAGCCGCTTTGCCTGTGGCAGGTCTAACCGCACTCCAGGCTCTAACTCAGCCTGCGGGGTTGAAGATGGATGGTACAGGCAAGCAGGCAAACATCCTGATCACAGCAGCGTCTGGCGGGGTCGGCCACTATGCAGTACAGCTGGCAAAACTTGGGAANcttctttttttttgttgttgtgaggCATTTTCGTATTGGTACTCTCTTTTGATGATTAAAACGTGTGCTTATCTGAGTTATATTTCCAGCATGTTCAAGTTCCTGTTCCATCACCCAAGAGCAATGAGGTTTTCTTGAAATTAGAAGCTACTAGTCTAAACCCTGTTGATTGGAAAATTCAAAAAGGATTGATCAGGCCTTTTCTGCCCCGCAAGTTCCCCTGCATTCCTGGTATTCTAATAGCTTTGAAGGTTTTAGTTTCtgtatataagaagaaaaaattgttattttgcttAGAGGGGTTTGTTTGGGTGTACTTTctcttttatgagtttttttactaatttttaaagaagacatatatatagGCTTTCTAAATGTTAATGGAACCACCTTtgatatattgtgttttttaaaCAGCTACTGATGTTGCTGGAGAGGTCGTTGAGGTTGGATCAGGAGTCAAGAATTTTAAGGCTGGTGATAAAGTTGTAGCGGTTCTCAACCATTTAGTAAGGGACACGCTATTGCGGTTATTAATGTTGTAGCAGTTACTCTTATTAGATTGGAacttttaaacaagaaaaagtaaCTGTTCTTTTTCGTTGTTTTCAGACTGGAGGTGGACTTGCAGAGTTCGCCGTTGCAAGCGAGAAACTGACCGTCAAGAGACCCCAAGAAGTGGGAGCAGCTGAAGCAGCCGCTTTGCCTGTGGCAGGTCTAACCGCACTCCAGGCTCTAACTCAGCCTGCGGGGTTGAAGATGGATGGTACAGGCAATCAGGCAAACATCCTGATCACAGCAGCGTCTGGCGGGGTCGGCCACTATGCAGTACAGCTGGCAAAACTTGGGAACGCTCATGTAACCGCCACATGTGGTGCCCGTAACATTGACTTTGTCAAATCTTTAGGAGCTGATGAAGTTCTCGACTACAAGACTCCTGAGGGAGCCGCCCTCAAGAGTCCGTCGGGTAAGAAATATGATGCTGTAGTCCATTGTGCAAACGGGATACCGTTTTCGACATTCGAACCAAACTTGTCGGAAAACGGGAAGGTGATAGATATCACGCCTGGGCCTAGTGCTATGTGGACTTATGCGGTTAAGAAAATAACCATGTCAAAGAAGCAATTGGTGCCGCTCTTGTTGATCCCAAAAACTGAGAATCTGGAGTATATGGTAAATCTTGTGAAAGAAGGGAAATTGAAGACAGTGATCGACTCGAAGCACCCTCTGAGCAAAGCGGAAGATGCTTGGGCCAAAAGTATTGATGGTCATGCTACTGGGAAGATCATTGTCGAGCcgtaatagtatttttttcccGTCTTATAACTGTCTGTGATAATAGAAGTTCAAAGTTTGTTTCCCGTTCACACATTgctttatgttgttttgtttaatatataatatacccGAGTACTGTATGTCGAAAATTATATAGCAAGAAACTTTGGATGAAATAGGTAGTTTTTGTTCTACCACATcgttgaaaacttgaaattgtAGAGTTTGGATCGAATTGTATCAAACCTTATGGACCACTAGGGCTGTGATAATGATCCGAAACGAACCAAGATTTTGATTGTTCCAGTTCGGTTTTGGTTATgggttattttatttatcaactGATCAACTATCTGTGAAATTTAGTTTGGTTAACCGAGAACTTTGGTTAGTCTGGTTCGGTCCTCAatcaaccaattttttttatttctttttttttgacacccaattttttttaattttgtttgattacaGGATTTATCGTTTCTACGGAAAATTAGACCATTTTTCTTAATAACCGAACTAACCAAACTATtccaatcaaaccaaaattattcCACAATAACCGAAAaagagtattaaaaaaaaatcaaaaaattcgGTTGatattggttttaaatttcaaaacctaACCGAAAAACGGAAACAAAGAAACCGAAGTCCCAAGTGTTATATGGTTTTGCCATGAGCCAAAATTGTGAGGATAAAACAGACCCAACAACTTCGAAAGCCCAATTACTCCTTGATGACAAAAAAAGCCCACTAGCCTATCTGCGACCACGTCAATTCTTATCTTCAAAGACTTAGCAAGTGGAACCTTCCCGTAAATACAAGAGTAGTTCAAGGACCTTTTCGTCATTTCAAGAAAATccacaaaatattaatatcgCTCTTGAAGGGGACCACCGTTGCCTTCCCCACCACAACCAAGCATTTTCCTCCGtttctctttttcccttaattttttattttttattttatttttctaaaataatatatccaaaaacccaaaaaaaatcaataattatctttttctttaatatttttatttccttaaaactAATACtttaatttcaattaattaatcaaattttttttttccttcttcatcttcttcttcaatattttttcttctctttctttcttctcccatGGCTTCCTAAgcaatctgttttttttttctttttttctttctctctctctctctgtctctcactTCACCTATAGaattatctctctttttttttttttatagcttcTGTTAATTTCatcttctctaaaacataaaCGACATTGATGTTTCTTGTAATTTCTTCATCAGATCCTTTAATTCGTCTCCAATTCTGATTATCAACCCATCAATGGTGAGGAACAACTCTACTCGAtcttcttagattttttttttcacttttttctttcttgaatgttttaggttttgataaaattaattaaatttaatctaTAAAACTATTTACAAAGAAGAACTAATTGtaaagattatgttttttttttaaatctgttaTGTTCATATaagcttttttgtttcttccattAATGGAGCATAGGTCagaaaaaaccttttttttttgggtttttgtgttttaataaatccgatttgattgtttttgtttgtttatatttctcAATTTCTGNNNNNNNNNNNNNNNNNNNNNNNNNNNNNNNNNNNNNNNNNNNNNNNNNNNNNNNNNNNNNNNNNNNNNNNNNNNNNNNNNNNNNNNNNNNNNNNNNNNNNNNNNNNNNNNNNNNNNNNNNNNNNNNNNNNNNNNNNNNNNNNNNNNNNNNNNNNNNNNNNNNNNNNNNNNNNNNNNNNNNNNNNNNNNNNNNNNNNNNNNNNNNNNNNNNNNNNNNNNNNNNNNNNNNNNNNNNNNNNNNNNNNNNNNNNNNNNNNNNNNNNNNNNNNNNNNNNNNNNNNNNNNNNNNNNNNNNNNNNNNNNNNNNNNNNNNNNNNNNNNNNNNNNNNNNNNNNNNNNNNNNNNNNNNNNNNNNNNNNNNNNNNNNNNNNNNNNNNNNNNNNNNNNNNNNNNNNNNNNNNNNNNNNNNNNNNNNNNNNNNNNNNNNNNNNNNNNNNNNNNNNNNNNNNNNNNNNNNNNNNNNNNNNNNNNNNNNNNNNNNNNNNNNNNNNNNNNNNNNNNNNNNNNNNNNNNNNNNNNNNNNNNNNNNNNNNNNNNttttttttttttttttttataactctgCAAATTCTTCTGATTATTCCTTTCTCTGCGCTAATTCTTCTGATTGTTCTTCTCGAGATTGActcaaaattaataaagtttGAGACTTCATAACAGTAGAATCTAGCTATATGGCTTTTAGAGTTCCTTAATTCATATAACCGATCTAGATTAAATCATTGTTattaaaatgaaagatttttttttggcagataaCTTTGTAGTTGGAGATTTGTTGTGGATGAAGCTTGTTGATTGCAGCTTGTAGAAGCTGCTCCTCCTTGAACAATGTTGATAACTTTTCAGATTACTATAACTAATCAGTGTTATGATGAGAAGCTGGTTCTTGTTTACAATCTATGTTTCATGCTACAGCCAAGAAGTAAACCGTTTATGCAATCTTGTGACGGTTCTTGTGTTCAAAGAGTAGATACTACTTACTGGAAGTTCTCAGAGCTTAATTGACGATTTGTTTTTTAACCTTGTCTCGTATCGCCCTATTAACGGAATAATGGAaaggtttgttctttctctttgttgttgcatatatatatatatattggactTGCGCAGTTGGGACTTGGGAGAAAGTGATGAGCTTTGTGGTTTTGCTTCTGTGTAGGTATAAGATTTTAGAAGAGCTTGGTGATGGTACTTGTGGTAGTGTATATAAAGCCGTAAATTTGGAAACCTATGAAGTTGTAAGTTGTtgaatataaatgttttttcaCTCATGTAATGTATGTGTTGGCTTATTCGACATATGTTTCCTCAGGTTGCtgttaagaagatgaagagaaaattttattactGGGAAGAGTGTGTGAATCTGCGAGAAGTAAAGGTGATTATTGAATCCTCTGAGGCTAATGCAGACAGTATATATGGTCTAGTTCAAGGATGATGATACATAGTTTTACTTTTGCAGGCTCTTCGTAAGCTAAATCATCCTCATATCATAAAGTTGAAGGAGATTGTGAGGGAACATAATGAGCTGTTTTTCATCTTCGAGTGCATGGTAAAGGCGATCTTcgctttcttttcctctctagGATACTATACTCTCTTATACTAGAGAATATATTCTCATTGATCTTGGATAAATGATTTGAGTAGGACCACAATCTGTACCATATAATGAAAGAAAGGGAACGAAACTTTTCCGAGGGAGAAATAAGAAGTTTTATGTCTCAGATGCTGCAAGGGCTTGCACACATGCATAAAAACGGGTATTTCCATCGTGATCTAAAACCCGGTATGTCTTTTGGTactttatattatactaaatgAAATGGTTTTCTCTCTTTGAGTACATCTTAAAAATTGAAGTGTTGTTCTGTTTCTCAAGAGAATTTGCTGGTGACCAACAATATCCTGAAAATTGCTGACTTTGGGTTGGCTAGAGAAGTTGCATCTATGCCTCCTTACACTGAATATGTGTCCACACGTTGGTAAACGATTTCTCTTTGATATTGTCTTTGCATTTGTGCATAAATGTATGTAGTTTAAGGTGATATAGCTAGACTAATAATTTGTAAATTGGCTCTGATTGCAACAGGTATCGAGCTCCAGAAGTTTTGCTACAGTCTTCATCGTACACTCCTGCAGTTGGTACGTTTGCAAAAACTTTTCGTACTTAATCACATCTCAGTTGTATCATATTAAAAGCTGAACCATGGCTAATAGTtcaaaacttttctttctttcttttttgtcttccattgtatattaacatttttaaaaactgcaGACATGTGGGCAGTGGGGGCAATATTAGCTGAGCTTTACGCTTTATCCCCGTTATTTCCTGGTGAAAGGTGAATTTTTTTCCCTTTGACCAAACTTAATCTCTGCGTAGTTTTCTTTCGTCCATAATTTGTTTATTGCTGCCTAATGTTCTAACCTGAAGTGATTCTATCAGAACAAGAATTAAAATTGTCCATTTTTG
It encodes the following:
- the LOC104723900 gene encoding putative quinone-oxidoreductase homolog, chloroplastic, whose amino-acid sequence is MAGKLMHALQYDSYGGGAAGLKHVQVPVPSPKSNEVFLKLEATSLNPVDWKIQKGLIRPFLPRKFPCIPATDVAGEVVEVGSGVKNFKAGDKVVAVLNHLTGGGLAEFAVASEKLTVKRPQEVGAAEAAALPVAGLTALQALTQPAGLKMDGTGNQANILITAASGGVGHYAVQLAKLGNAHVTATCGARNIDFVKSLGADEVLDYKTPEGAALKSPSGKKYDAVVHCANGIPFSTFEPNLSENGKVIDITPGPSAMWTYAVKKITMSKKQLVPLLLIPKTENLEYMVNLVKEGKLKTVIDSKHPLSKAEDAWAKSIDGHATGKIIVEP